The DNA segment ACAAGACGGACCGCCCCGTCAGCGAGATGCTCCCCCCGCGGTACCGCGGCTTCCTCGAGGTGCAGATGGACATCTGCACCGGCTGCAAGCGCTGCGAGCGCGCGTGCCCCATCGAGTGCATCGCCATCGATTTGGAGAAGGACCCGGCGACGAAGAAGCAGGCGATGAGCCGCTTTGACATCGACATGGGCAAGTGCATGTACTGCGGCCTCTGCGTCGAGGCGTGCAAGACGGAGTCGACCGGCGCCATCCGCCACACCCGCGAGTTCGAGGGGGCGGCGCCGACGCTCGACCACCTCACGTTCCGCTTCATCCCGGAGGGCCTCGTGCCGCTGTACAAGGCGCCGAAGGACCTCGGCGAGGTGCCCGTCGGCGAGTACGGGCCGCACGCCCGGGAGGCCCGCGAGCGCGCCATGCGCGACAACCCGGCCGCGCTGGAGGAGCTGCGCGCCATCTGGCGCAAAGAGCGCGGCAAGCAGCAGGGCGCCGAGGGCGCGGAGCCCGCGGGCGGGGGGGCCGGAGCGGGGACCGGAGCGGGCGCCTGAGGGAGGGCGCGGCGCGTAGAAGGGCGCAGAAGCGCGCCGCGAGCGACGCCCAGGGGTCGCCCTTGATGGGCGGTGGGCAGCGGTCTAACGTCGCGGCCCTCACCCCATGCCCTCCCTGAGCGCACTCGTCTTCCTCGGGCTTGCCGCGCTGACGCTCGGCTCGGCCGGGCTCGTGGCGTTCTCCAGGAACATCATCCACTCCGCGCTGGCCCTGCTCGGCACGTTCCTGGGCATCGCCGGGCTGTACGTCACGCTCTCGGCCGACTTCATCGCGGCGACGCAGGTGCTCGTCTACGTCGGCGGCACGCTCGTGCTCATCCTCTTCGCCGTGATGCTCACGAGCCGCATCGCAGAGATGAAGATCTCGAACCCGCGCGGCGGGCCGGCCGTGGCGTTCGGCCTGGTCACGGCCGTGCTGCTCCTGCTCGGCAGGGTGGCGGCCCAGACCCCTTGGCCCGCCGAGGCCAAGCCGCCGATGCCGTCCACCGCCAAGCTCGGGCACGCGTTCCTCGGAGAGTACCTGCTCCCGTTCGAGCTCGGCTCGGTCGTGCTGCTCGCCGCGATGATCGGCGCGGTCGTGCTCGCGCGTCGAGCCGTCAGGCGCGCCTGGGAGAGGGAGTAGGCGATGGAGGTCGGTCTCATCCATTACCTCAGCGTCGCCGCGGTGCTCTTCGGACTCGGGCTGTTCACCGTCATGACGCGGAAAAACGCGGTGGGAATCCTCCTCGGCGTCGAGCTCATCCTCAACGCCGCGGCGCTCAACTTCATCGCGTTCGACCACTTCGTCGCCGGCGGCGTGGCTGGCCAGGTGTTCACGGTCTTCATCATCGTCCTCGCGGCGAGCGAGGCGGCGATCGCGCTGGCCATCGTGCTTCAGGTCTACCGCAACCACCGAAGCATCATGGCCGACCAGCTGACATCCCTGAAGAACTGACGGGAGAGCGGTCATCCGTGCGGAAGCGCGCGGTCGACGTGACGCGCGTGACGCGCGCGATGGGCGCGACGTTCGGACCGGCGGCCGCCGCGTCACGCGCCCGCGCGCGTCACGCGCGTCACGTCGACCGCGCGCCGATGCGGATCGCCTACGCCGATCGCCGACCAGGCGATGCGCTCGACACGCCCGCGCCCTGCTTCTTCACGTGGAGCTCAATCCCAGCGACAAGCAGGAAAAACCTGACCTTGCTAAGGCCCAGCTGGCGACCCACGTTCGAAGGCATGCAGAACCTATCCAAGTCGGAGCTGGTGGGGTTCGTGGAGCTCGAGGTCGGTTCGCTTGCTGTGCAGGTGCCGATCCGCGCCGCCGCAGCGGCGACAGAGCTACCGCTCGCATCGTTCGAGGCTGAAGGGGACAATTGCGCCATCCTCGTGCGAGGCGACACGTCCTCGAAGGCGGTCGAGGTCGCGCTGCGAAACGCGGCGCAGGAGGCGGTCAAGCACCTCTCGAAGAAGTTGCTCAACTAGAGCGGAGCGATGGTCCCGCTGGCCCGCCGCAGGGCTGCGGGCCATCGTCTCCGGGATGTTCCGCGATGCACGGTGCCCCAGGGCACCGGCGGAGCGGTGTGGACAGGTTTCTGCTGGCCGCCCGGCGCTCAGCGCGAGCGGGGCGGCGTTCCGGCCCGGGAGCCCCGCGTCGCGGGGGAGCTCGCTGCGCTCCGACGTGAATTTCTCGACGCACGTCGTGCTACGCTGCGCCGCGAAATCGCCCGTGAAGCTCATCATCCAAATCCCTTGCTTGAACGAGCGCGACACGCTCGCGCAGACATTCGCGGACCTGCCGCGGTCGATCGACGGCGTGGACGAGATCGAGGTCCTCGTCATTGACGACGGCAGCACGGACGGGACGAGCTCGCTCGCCGAGCAGCTCGGGATCCACCACATCGTCCGCTTCGCGAGGAATCGAGGCCTCGCCGCCGGGTTCATGGCCGGCATCGACGCGTGCCTGCGGCTCGGCGCCGATATCATCGTGAACACCGACGCGGACAACCAGTATCGCGGCGCGGAGATCCCGAAGCTCATCGCTCCCATCCTCGACGGGCGGGCCGACCTGGTGATCGGCGACCGGCAGACAGACAGGATCGAGGAGTTCTCGCCGCTCAAGAAGGTCTTGCAGCGGTGGGGCTCGCGGCTCATCCGGCGCCTGTCCGCCACGGAGGTGGCCGACTCGCCGAGCGGCTTCCGCGCGGTGAGCCGGAAGGCCGCGCTGCAGCTCTTCGTGCACAACCGCTTTACCTACACGCTGGAGACCGTGATCCAGGCAGGCCGCCGCGGCCTCGCCGTGGAGAACGTGAAGATCACGACCAACCCGAAGACGCGCGAGTCGCGGCTCTTTCGTTCGATCCCCGACTACCTGCGCCGCGCCGGTCCTGTCATGTTCCGGGCTTATGCGATGTACCGCCCCGTGCAGCTCGTGGGCTGGGTCGCGACGGTCCTGCTCGTGTTCGGCGTCGCGCTCGGCGTCCGGTTCCTCTACTTCTACCTGCGGAATCCGGACCACAGCGGCTATATTCAGTCGCTCATCGTCGGCACGGGCGCCGTCGTGATGGCGTGCATCCTGGTGGCCGTGGCGCTGCTCGCGGAGCTCATTGCGACGAACCGCCGCCTCGTCGAGGAGGTGCTGATGCGCGTGCGCCGGATCGAGACCGAGCTCGCGGGGCGGGAGTCGGCCCTCGGGCTGGAGGGCATCCGGACCACGGGCGCGAAGCCTTGGCGCAACCAGCAGGTGCGGCAGGCGCGAGCGATCGCGAGGTGAGGGCCATGCCGGAGAACATCGGATCTCCTGCTCCGGCTCCGGGAAGCATCGAGTGGTCAGCTGCCGTGGTCGCGGTCTCGTGGCGCTCGTCGGGGGCGAGCTCGCTGTCCGCGAGGTGAAGAGCCCGGTCCCCTGGACCGGGCTGCTGGCCGAGCGGCGCGGGTAGCCTTCGGCCTGGCGCTCAACCGTCCGAATCCTCCTGGTCGTCGTCCTCCTGCGAGGGATCCGCCGGGCCGGTTGGCTCCGGTCCGGATGACGTGTCCGCCGCCGGGGGCTCGAGCGGCGGCTCCGGCCGGGCGGCGTCGCGCTGCTGCCGCAGGTAGACCGTGTAGTTCTTGAAGCGCTCCGCTGCGAAGAACGCGCCGTCCAGCTTGACGTTCCGGCCGCTCCGCGCGGCGTTCTTGCCGACCACCACCGCCTGCGCGGCGTCGAGGAGCGCGGCCTGCGTGTTCGCGTCGCTGGGCCACGCCCGCGCGGGCTTCGGCTCCTGGCCCTTGGGCGGCCGGAGCTTGGGGATGATGTGGAGCGCCTCGACCGGGTAGAGCCCGTCCGTGTAGCCCGGCGCGCCGAGCGCGAGCACCTGATACGGCAGCTCGTCGGGCGGCGGCGGCGCCTTCGGCATGGTCACGAGCTGGAGGCTGCCGAAGCGGCGCTTGTCCGTCGCGTACCGGTGCACGAGCTCGTTGAACAGCACCGCCGCCTGCAGCGTGTCCGGCGGGCGCTGGCCCGGCGGGTACAGGATGTGGGTGATGCCGACGCTCCGGTAATGGTCGTAGAGCTCGCGCGGCCCTCGCAAGGGCTCGTAGAAGATGAGCGATTGCCAGGCCTGGATATCGAAGATGATCTCGCGCTCGATACCGAGCGTCGTGCGGTAGTTCCGCGCGAGGATGCGCGCGTCCGGCGGGGTCGCCCGGGTGATCGCGCGGTGCTCCTCGCGGAACTTGAACCGCTGCGCGTCGCTCCACCGCTTGTCGAAGGTGGAGCGGATCATCGAGAGCGCGCTCTCCAGCCGGCGGGGGCCGGAGTAGAAGGGCACGTCGCCGCTCCACACGATCTGGAACGCCACGAGCGGGACGAGGCCGAGCCGCGCGATGGGCCCGAGCTGCCATGTGCGGACGAGCAGCGCCGCGGTGACGGCGATCGGCACCGCGAGCAGGCCCTGGAGGTACCGGTCCGCGGTGTACGTGTTGCTCCACATCCAGATGCCAGCGAACGTCGCCCAGGCCGCGAGCGCCGGCCTGCGCCGACCGCGGATGATCAGCAGCATCGGCAGGAGGAGCGTGAAGAGCGAGCCCATCGAGGGGACGTAGCGAGTGAACGAGTAGTGCGGAGCGAACGAGAATGTGAAGAAGTTCCCGACCGCGATGAGCTGCCGCTCCAGCCCCTTCCCCTTGGGCAGGTAAGGCTCGTTGGGATACGCCTTTTCCATGAACTCCGCGGAGCGCGCGTGCTGCGGGTACGACCGCGTGAACACCCGCTGAGCCATCGGGAAAACGGGGTTGTTATGATAAATGGCGTTCTTGATGAAGTGCGGCGCGGCCGTGCCGAGCGCCACGCCCGACACGATGAGCCCCGCCACGAGGACGCGGCGCGCCGAGAGCAGCGGCCGCCGGCGCTTCTTCACGGCGCGGTAGGCGTCGCGCGCGAGCAGGAGCGCGGCGCGCGGCACGACGACCGCCGCCGCCATCGCCAGGTGATAGACCGCCTGGTACTTCACCAGCATCGCGCCCCCGAGCGACGCGCCGAGCAGGACGGCATACCGCCTGTCGAAGCGCTCGGCGAAGCGCATCGACGCGAGCAGGACCGGCGCCGCGAAGAAGCCCAGGAAATGGTCCGCCGAGCCGCCGGGGTTCTGGTCCTGGACGAAGAGCGATGGGAACAGGAAGAAAGCCACCCAGAGGCCAGGGACGCGTTCGCCATGCAGCAGGTACCGCGCCAGGGCTGCGACGCCGACCACCTTCCCCAGGACGAAGACGAGCTCCAGGTGGAGCGCCATCATCCACCGCTGCTCCACGAGCATCCCGGGGACGCTGAAACCCCACGCGTAGAGCATGCTCGCGAGGTGAGGGAACGAGTGGTTCACGTCGCCGTAGAACGGCACGATGCGGCCGGCGCGCGCATAGTCCTGCCCGATCGGCAGGTGATACCAGGTCGCGTCGAAGCTGATGGAATCCGGGGTCAGCGACAGCAGGTAGAGGAGCACGAGGCACACGGCGCCGACGCCCGTGGCCGTGAGCCACAGCCAGCGCATCGTCCCTTTCGGCGTCGTCGAGGCGTCGAGATCGTGCTTCAGACGCGATAGCCAGCGTGGCAGCTCCAGGAGGCCGCCCGCGAAGAGGGCCGCCGGCATCGCGAGCCCGTACCAGGGGCGGATCCAGCCGACCACGCCCGCGAGGTACATGCCGAACACGAAGGCGATGGTGCCGAGCGTCATGCCGAACAGGCCCTCTTCGACCGGCGGCAAGTGCGCGACGCGGAGCCCCCGGCGCAACAGCACGAGGCCGACGCCGAGGCTGGAGAGCAGGAACAGCAGCGAATAGCCCCAGAGCGGCGCGAGCCGCCACAGGAGCCAGTGCTGGATTGGAATGTGCGCGTGGACCACGAGCGCGTAGCCGGCGAGGCCCGTGAGGCATGCGATGGCCGCGAAGACGTTGCGCAGCAGCCTTGGCCGGGGCGAACTCGAGGTCAGGGCGGCACAAAAGCGGGCCAGGGGGGAGTCGGAGTTCAGGGCAACACGCAGGTGAGCCAGCATGAGAGGGGGCGCATCCTAGCGAGGCGGGGGGCGTCGGCAAAGCAGGCGTGCGAGGAGCAAGCCGCCCACGTCCACGGCGAGCGAGGTGGCGCGCGAGATGACCGCAGCGCCCAGCGCTGCGGCGGGTCCAACGGCGGGGGCGAGGCCCACGGAGAGCAGCGCCTCGCGCACGCCGATGCCGCCCGGCGTGGCCATCGCCAGGAAACCGGCCACGGGCGCCAGCACGAAGAGGCCCGAGCCGCCGAGCGCCGCGCCCGGCGTCGCGCCGACAGCGAGCGCGGCGCACGCGCCATGCGCGGCCCAGGTCAGCCAGTACGCCGCGTGTACGAGCGGCAGTCGCACCGGCATGAGCGGCCCGCGCCCCTCGGCCGCGAGGAGCTTGCGCACGCGCTCGGGCGCGCGGGCACGATCCACGGTCATGAGCGCGACGAGCACCGCGCCCAGGGCGACGAGCAGAGGCAGCTTCCATCGACC comes from the Sorangium aterium genome and includes:
- a CDS encoding NuoI/complex I 23 kDa subunit family protein; its protein translation is MDLAQYIKSISSAANTILEGMAVTFSHLFREPITVQYPDKTDRPVSEMLPPRYRGFLEVQMDICTGCKRCERACPIECIAIDLEKDPATKKQAMSRFDIDMGKCMYCGLCVEACKTESTGAIRHTREFEGAAPTLDHLTFRFIPEGLVPLYKAPKDLGEVPVGEYGPHAREARERAMRDNPAALEELRAIWRKERGKQQGAEGAEPAGGGAGAGTGAGA
- a CDS encoding NADH-quinone oxidoreductase subunit J family protein, whose product is MPSLSALVFLGLAALTLGSAGLVAFSRNIIHSALALLGTFLGIAGLYVTLSADFIAATQVLVYVGGTLVLILFAVMLTSRIAEMKISNPRGGPAVAFGLVTAVLLLLGRVAAQTPWPAEAKPPMPSTAKLGHAFLGEYLLPFELGSVVLLAAMIGAVVLARRAVRRAWERE
- the nuoK gene encoding NADH-quinone oxidoreductase subunit NuoK, which translates into the protein MEVGLIHYLSVAAVLFGLGLFTVMTRKNAVGILLGVELILNAAALNFIAFDHFVAGGVAGQVFTVFIIVLAASEAAIALAIVLQVYRNHRSIMADQLTSLKN
- a CDS encoding glycosyltransferase family 2 protein, whose product is MKLIIQIPCLNERDTLAQTFADLPRSIDGVDEIEVLVIDDGSTDGTSSLAEQLGIHHIVRFARNRGLAAGFMAGIDACLRLGADIIVNTDADNQYRGAEIPKLIAPILDGRADLVIGDRQTDRIEEFSPLKKVLQRWGSRLIRRLSATEVADSPSGFRAVSRKAALQLFVHNRFTYTLETVIQAGRRGLAVENVKITTNPKTRESRLFRSIPDYLRRAGPVMFRAYAMYRPVQLVGWVATVLLVFGVALGVRFLYFYLRNPDHSGYIQSLIVGTGAVVMACILVAVALLAELIATNRRLVEEVLMRVRRIETELAGRESALGLEGIRTTGAKPWRNQQVRQARAIAR